The Maridesulfovibrio sp. genomic sequence TGAATATCTTCAGGGGGCTTTTTTTAAAAAAATTACAGAACTTTTCTATTTTATGTAGTTGGGCAGATTAAGAAAAATATTGCGTGTAAAATCAATCATCTTGTCCATTATCCACGGAAAGGCAAAAAGCAGGGCCAGAAACATGGACACAATCTTAGGCACAAAGGTCAGGGTCATCTCCTGAATCTGGGTAGCGGCCTGAATGACAGACACGAAAATACCCACCACCAGACCAACCGCCAGCATTGGTAGTGCCAGGGTTAAAGCCAGTTCAATAGACTGCTTTGCAAATCCAATAACAAATTCCGGGGTCATTTTTGCCTCCGGCGGCTAAAGGGGAAAACCTTTTTTGAGAGAAATGGTTTTCAGCTTTGGACAAACCTTTTCCCAAAATACTTTTATTCGGCTTTGCCCTGTTAAATTTAAATTCC encodes the following:
- the fliQ gene encoding flagellar biosynthesis protein FliQ, with product MTPEFVIGFAKQSIELALTLALPMLAVGLVVGIFVSVIQAATQIQEMTLTFVPKIVSMFLALLFAFPWIMDKMIDFTRNIFLNLPNYIK